A region from the Candidatus Methanoperedens sp. genome encodes:
- the thiC gene encoding phosphomethylpyrimidine synthase ThiC, with protein sequence MTTLMEMAHAGVVTKEIKSVAAKEGVNAEAIKNLVAQGFLVIPKNINSKSEPIGIGKLMRTKINANVGTSRDYVDIEAEVKKAQTAERYGSDTIMDLSTGGDLDLIRKRIIDAVNVPVGSVPIYQAASRGIENMTSDDMFNAIRKHADDGIDFVTIHAGVTLSSFERLKKSDRILDVVSRGGAFTIAWMKHNDRENPFYSEYDYLLEIAREYDLTISLGDGMRPGCINDASDRAKFEEFIILGELVKRARAKGVQTLVEGPGHVPIDEIGLSVTAMKHLTDNAPIYLLGPLVTDIAPGYDHITAAIGGAVAGMHGADFLCMTTPSEHLALPNVEDIKEGAIVTRIAAHAADLVKEGVRERARAFDREMALARRDLDWNRQFGLAIDSEKAREIHVRSKNVDTCSMCGELCSIKMMRDVMKK encoded by the coding sequence ATGACGACGTTAATGGAAATGGCTCACGCCGGCGTTGTGACAAAAGAGATAAAATCCGTTGCTGCAAAAGAGGGTGTCAATGCCGAGGCAATAAAAAATCTTGTGGCGCAGGGGTTTCTCGTTATCCCCAAGAACATCAACAGCAAATCAGAACCCATTGGTATCGGCAAGTTGATGCGCACCAAGATTAATGCCAACGTGGGCACGTCGAGGGATTATGTTGATATCGAGGCCGAGGTGAAAAAAGCCCAAACAGCAGAAAGATACGGCTCAGATACAATAATGGATCTATCCACAGGCGGCGACCTTGATTTGATACGTAAACGCATTATCGACGCAGTGAACGTGCCTGTAGGCTCTGTTCCCATATACCAGGCGGCAAGCAGGGGGATCGAGAACATGACCTCTGATGATATGTTCAACGCAATAAGAAAACATGCGGATGATGGTATCGATTTTGTTACCATCCATGCAGGCGTGACGCTGTCGTCTTTTGAGCGCCTGAAAAAAAGCGACAGGATACTTGACGTGGTGAGCCGCGGAGGCGCTTTCACAATAGCGTGGATGAAGCATAATGACAGGGAGAACCCTTTTTATTCTGAATACGATTACCTGCTCGAAATAGCACGAGAATACGATCTTACAATAAGCCTTGGCGATGGCATGCGCCCGGGGTGTATCAACGATGCTTCTGACAGGGCTAAATTCGAGGAGTTCATAATTCTCGGCGAGCTTGTGAAAAGGGCAAGGGCTAAAGGTGTGCAGACGCTGGTCGAAGGTCCTGGGCATGTTCCCATCGACGAGATCGGGCTTTCCGTGACTGCGATGAAGCACCTCACCGATAATGCGCCGATTTACCTCCTCGGTCCGCTTGTTACCGATATCGCGCCGGGGTACGACCATATCACAGCCGCGATAGGCGGGGCTGTGGCCGGGATGCACGGCGCGGACTTCCTGTGCATGACAACGCCTTCCGAACATCTGGCTCTGCCGAATGTCGAGGACATCAAGGAAGGCGCGATAGTAACGAGAATAGCTGCACATGCAGCCGACCTCGTGAAAGAAGGCGTTCGCGAGAGGGCGCGCGCCTTTGACCGCGAGATGGCGCTGGCTCGGCGTGATTTGGACTGGAACAGGCAGTTCGGACTTGCCATTGACAGCGAGAAAGCGCGGGAGATCCATGTAAGAAGTAAGAATGTTGATACGTGCAGCATGTGCGGGGAGTTGTGCTCGATTAAGATGATGCGGGATGTGATGAAAAAATAA
- a CDS encoding DUF1059 domain-containing protein, whose translation MTRELDCKSAGATDCPFFLRTESDDELVSIAQQHAKKIHKMDVSRADVLKMSRKA comes from the coding sequence ATGACAAGAGAACTTGATTGTAAGTCAGCGGGTGCAACAGACTGTCCCTTCTTCCTTCGCACCGAGAGCGATGATGAGCTTGTATCCATAGCCCAGCAGCATGCCAAGAAAATACATAAAATGGACGTGTCAAGGGCAGACGTTCTCAAGATGTCAAGGAAGGCGTAG
- a CDS encoding cytochrome b/b6 domain-containing protein yields MPEFEFKRFTLNQRIEHIIFFTTFILLAYTGFPLKFPDEWWSKWMIASVGGFDNRTFIHHSAGLIMIGVSVYHVVYHIILEKLRFDILFNTDDISNFLQQIRYSLRYSDEHPRFGRYTWKQKFEYFGAGFGAVIMGFTGILMWKPFEAMQYFPIGFIQIANLFHTWEAVLASIAIFIGHFYDEHLGKFPNMSWLTGKIPEEELRHEHPLEYEEVMENYVINAPVSKIESTGRYNMSTGFAKLLFTIFFLAISIWMLWISYQVLVEAVKTYIL; encoded by the coding sequence GTGCCGGAGTTTGAATTCAAGAGGTTCACCCTTAACCAGCGTATCGAGCATATAATATTTTTTACAACGTTTATATTGCTGGCATATACGGGTTTTCCCCTGAAGTTCCCTGATGAATGGTGGTCTAAATGGATGATTGCATCTGTAGGCGGCTTTGATAACAGGACCTTTATACACCACTCTGCGGGTCTGATAATGATCGGTGTAAGCGTATATCATGTGGTTTACCATATTATTTTGGAGAAACTACGTTTTGATATATTATTTAATACGGATGATATTAGCAACTTTCTGCAGCAGATTCGATATTCACTGCGATACTCGGATGAGCATCCCAGATTCGGGAGATATACATGGAAACAGAAGTTCGAATATTTCGGAGCAGGATTTGGGGCAGTCATTATGGGTTTCACCGGGATATTGATGTGGAAGCCCTTTGAGGCTATGCAGTACTTTCCGATAGGATTCATCCAGATTGCTAACCTTTTCCACACATGGGAGGCAGTTCTTGCTTCCATTGCAATATTCATCGGACACTTCTATGATGAGCATCTGGGAAAATTCCCAAATATGTCCTGGTTAACAGGTAAAATTCCAGAAGAGGAGCTGCGCCATGAGCATCCTCTCGAATATGAAGAGGTAATGGAGAACTATGTAATCAATGCTCCAGTAAGTAAAATTGAGAGCACGGGACGCTATAACATGAGTACAGGGTTTGCAAAGTTACTGTTCACGATATTTTTTTTAGCAATCAGTATCTGGATGCTGTGGATTTCATATCAGGTACTGGTCGAGGCAGTTAAGACATATATTCTGTAA
- a CDS encoding ATP-binding protein produces MTKDSIGVIFGKTSSLNFRFAVSDSTATKRSDYIKAWHESDGWTLAQVSTITSSNEDFSVEEAVDVAEGSSKIGDMNEQIIADATVIGVRDKEGILRIPKSPFSPGDKVFKADELLIKQTLGLMRGDVYIGLLEGQDVHVNLDANNLVQKHCSILAKTGAGKSYTGGVILEELLDKNVPLLIIDPHGEYATLKFPNEDKSTSFERYGITPKGYAAQITVYTPANKLLNPAADMLFRLNGINLGIKEFVQFFSEDRSQNETGILFEAVSKLKAEKEKYTIDDIIFEVGQNKSKVKWNVINKLEALRETGILSDKATSINELVQEGRASIIDMRGVNPDLQAMIVSKLCTDIFEARKLAVIPPCMLVLEEAHNFCPEKGFERTVSTDILRTIASEGRKFGLGLMVISQRPARVDKNVLSQCNTQIIMKVTNPNDLKAISKGLEGISSDVEEDIKRLSPGVAMIVSTYIERPILVDIRTRKSKHGGASVPVVKVPVTDKEKVPQPAQDMEKGGKTEPKVEPVKEVPKKSRAKREISLYQKMFGSRKA; encoded by the coding sequence ATGACGAAGGACTCAATCGGCGTAATATTCGGGAAAACCAGCTCCCTGAACTTTCGGTTCGCGGTTTCAGACAGCACTGCTACCAAAAGATCTGATTACATCAAAGCCTGGCACGAAAGTGATGGCTGGACGCTCGCCCAGGTCTCAACAATCACAAGCTCAAACGAGGATTTCTCAGTTGAAGAAGCAGTGGATGTAGCAGAAGGTTCATCGAAGATAGGCGACATGAATGAGCAGATCATTGCAGACGCTACCGTGATAGGAGTTCGCGATAAGGAAGGGATACTTCGCATCCCCAAATCCCCTTTCAGTCCGGGGGATAAGGTCTTCAAAGCAGATGAGTTGCTGATCAAACAGACGCTCGGCTTGATGCGCGGCGATGTCTATATCGGGCTTCTGGAGGGGCAGGACGTCCACGTCAACCTCGACGCCAATAACCTTGTTCAGAAGCACTGCAGCATCCTTGCAAAGACCGGCGCGGGAAAATCATATACAGGCGGCGTCATATTGGAAGAACTTCTCGATAAGAACGTCCCGCTACTGATCATCGACCCGCACGGGGAATATGCCACCCTGAAATTCCCAAATGAGGATAAATCCACATCCTTTGAGAGATACGGAATAACACCAAAAGGTTATGCAGCCCAGATAACCGTTTACACGCCTGCGAATAAATTGCTGAATCCGGCTGCGGACATGCTTTTCAGACTTAACGGCATAAACCTGGGCATAAAAGAGTTCGTGCAGTTTTTTTCTGAAGACAGGTCGCAGAACGAGACAGGGATACTGTTCGAGGCGGTCTCAAAACTCAAGGCTGAAAAAGAGAAATATACCATAGATGACATAATCTTTGAAGTGGGGCAGAACAAGAGCAAGGTCAAATGGAACGTTATCAATAAGCTTGAGGCGTTGAGGGAGACGGGCATACTATCAGATAAAGCCACATCGATCAACGAACTGGTACAGGAAGGCAGAGCCTCGATAATCGATATGAGAGGCGTGAATCCCGACCTCCAGGCGATGATAGTGTCCAAGCTGTGCACTGATATTTTCGAGGCGCGAAAGCTTGCCGTGATTCCCCCATGCATGCTTGTGCTTGAGGAGGCGCACAATTTCTGTCCAGAGAAGGGATTTGAGAGGACTGTGAGCACGGATATCCTGCGCACCATCGCATCAGAAGGCAGGAAATTCGGTCTCGGGCTCATGGTCATTTCGCAGCGCCCCGCCCGCGTGGACAAGAACGTGCTCTCGCAGTGCAATACGCAGATAATCATGAAGGTCACAAACCCCAATGACTTAAAAGCCATAAGCAAAGGTCTTGAAGGCATAAGCTCGGACGTTGAGGAGGATATCAAGCGCCTTTCCCCCGGCGTAGCGATGATAGTGAGCACTTACATCGAGCGCCCCATACTGGTAGATATAAGGACACGAAAGAGCAAGCATGGAGGCGCAAGCGTGCCTGTGGTTAAAGTCCCTGTTACAGATAAGGAAAAAGTGCCCCAGCCGGCGCAAGATATGGAAAAGGGAGGCAAAACCGAACCTAAAGTTGAACCTGTCAAAGAAGTCCCCAAAAAATCCAGAGCAAAACGTGAGATTAGCCTTTATCAAAAAATGTTCGGGTCGAGGAAGGCATGA
- a CDS encoding NapC/NirT family cytochrome c — protein MNRLALFFIAGLFLILAGVEAVSGQNEDVSCFHCHSQQVNELKESVHFTGNISCADCHGGEIHVNGSTISVNVMSINFTGVPTRTNISDLCSKCHSEETRLYKESIHWKELEKGHAIAATCTDCHGTHDILSSKNPESMTYSGNVPQLCASCHENQTKMSAWYYGIQTDRFDTYKNSYHYKALISGGKGVATCPDCHENHDTKDQSDPTSSIYPANLPSTCGKPGCHPGQSTLIYGGKIHEGQSVYLLSIDAKKLVTYFYMLMILFEITFTLGLISLDITSRFEIRRRE, from the coding sequence ATGAACAGATTGGCTTTATTCTTCATCGCTGGACTCTTCCTAATACTGGCAGGGGTCGAAGCTGTATCCGGGCAAAACGAGGATGTATCATGTTTCCACTGCCATTCCCAGCAGGTGAATGAGTTAAAGGAAAGCGTACACTTTACTGGGAACATTTCATGCGCGGACTGTCACGGCGGAGAAATACACGTCAACGGCTCCACAATATCTGTAAACGTCATGAGCATAAATTTTACAGGGGTACCAACACGAACTAATATCTCGGATTTATGCTCCAAATGCCATAGTGAAGAGACCAGACTATACAAAGAAAGCATACACTGGAAAGAGCTTGAAAAAGGACATGCAATAGCAGCTACATGCACAGATTGCCACGGAACGCACGATATTCTATCCTCCAAAAATCCCGAATCCATGACCTATTCAGGAAATGTTCCTCAACTCTGCGCAAGTTGTCATGAAAATCAGACCAAGATGAGCGCATGGTACTACGGGATTCAGACGGACAGATTCGATACCTATAAAAATTCATATCACTATAAAGCACTTATTTCAGGAGGAAAAGGAGTTGCAACATGTCCTGATTGTCATGAAAACCATGATACTAAAGATCAAAGCGATCCCACGTCATCAATATATCCAGCAAATCTTCCTTCTACATGTGGAAAACCCGGCTGCCACCCTGGTCAGAGTACGCTGATTTATGGAGGTAAGATTCATGAAGGCCAGTCTGTTTACTTACTATCCATTGATGCCAAAAAACTTGTAACCTATTTCTACATGCTAATGATACTTTTTGAAATCACTTTCACGCTGGGGCTTATATCTCTTGATATTACTTCAAGGTTCGAGATAAGAAGGAGGGAATGA
- a CDS encoding alpha/beta fold hydrolase, with amino-acid sequence MDKPHKTIELILPSQAGELEALLTLPVPEPAHYPAVAVICHPHPLYGGSMHSKVVVTASHAFLDLDIPSLRFNFRGVGKSSGKYDNGRGETDDVRAAIDHAAGKGDKIIIAGHSFGAWVGMKAGCGDARVKVMIGIGTPAGFGDMDFLMQCGKPRLFIHGTLDTLIPIGKMEKLCQEIPEPKKLIQIGADHFFTGKLDELADVVRKLTEEYLTLQD; translated from the coding sequence ATGGACAAACCTCATAAAACCATAGAGCTTATCTTGCCTTCCCAGGCAGGAGAGCTTGAAGCCCTTCTCACGCTTCCTGTTCCTGAACCCGCGCATTATCCTGCAGTTGCGGTTATCTGCCATCCCCATCCGCTCTACGGCGGCTCGATGCACAGCAAGGTTGTGGTAACGGCATCCCATGCATTTCTCGACCTCGACATACCTTCCCTGCGCTTCAATTTCCGGGGAGTGGGAAAAAGCAGCGGGAAATACGATAACGGCAGAGGCGAGACTGATGACGTAAGGGCAGCCATTGACCACGCAGCGGGGAAAGGAGACAAAATAATTATTGCCGGTCACTCCTTCGGGGCATGGGTGGGCATGAAGGCTGGATGCGGGGATGCACGCGTGAAAGTGATGATTGGAATCGGGACGCCTGCAGGCTTCGGTGATATGGATTTTCTTATGCAATGCGGAAAACCCAGGCTGTTCATCCACGGCACTCTGGATACGCTCATACCCATAGGAAAAATGGAGAAGCTTTGCCAGGAAATTCCTGAGCCAAAGAAGCTTATTCAAATCGGGGCAGACCACTTCTTCACCGGGAAGCTTGATGAACTGGCTGATGTTGTGCGGAAACTGACAGAAGAATATTTAACACTTCAGGATTAG
- a CDS encoding L-2-amino-thiazoline-4-carboxylic acid hydrolase: protein MIGKPKIKAGEKPSVKYAAYVAGILEREGEKALGATVRAQHELGAKYAKAQLAAHKIKGKDARAAGAVYNNLLRELGMEHSIIEDTNKRFVVQTKGCPFLDEWRKEEADESKLCESFGKSFVQGLCKSVNPRLRYSVTRMMSKGDPYCEERIELA, encoded by the coding sequence ATGATTGGCAAACCAAAAATAAAAGCGGGAGAAAAGCCTTCGGTGAAGTATGCTGCATACGTGGCAGGCATTCTGGAAAGGGAAGGGGAAAAAGCACTTGGAGCGACTGTCAGGGCACAGCATGAGCTTGGGGCGAAATATGCAAAAGCACAGCTTGCGGCGCATAAAATCAAAGGAAAAGATGCAAGGGCAGCAGGGGCAGTTTATAATAACCTTCTTCGGGAACTTGGGATGGAGCACAGCATTATAGAGGACACGAATAAGCGCTTTGTGGTGCAAACCAAAGGATGCCCGTTTCTTGATGAGTGGAGAAAGGAAGAAGCGGATGAATCAAAGCTATGCGAGAGTTTCGGGAAAAGCTTTGTTCAGGGACTCTGTAAAAGCGTGAATCCAAGGCTGAGATACAGTGTCACAAGGATGATGTCTAAAGGCGACCCGTATTGCGAAGAGAGAATTGAGCTTGCCTGA
- a CDS encoding class I SAM-dependent methyltransferase — MKRIIPRKIERYCADNTTPESKLLLDLVVETYSTTPFPEMQVGHLEGAFLRMLVRLVSAKSVLELGTFTGYSTLVMAEGLPQDGKLVTCDIDPEATDIAKRYWRRSPHGGKIELKLGHALETLKTIEGPFDLVFIDADKDNYINYWELCMPKTRRGGLLVVDNVLWSGSVLDPKDKTDKAIAEFNRHVSRDKRVEVVMLPVRDGMTLAWKF, encoded by the coding sequence ATGAAGAGAATTATACCCAGGAAAATTGAGCGTTACTGTGCAGATAACACAACCCCAGAATCAAAACTTCTGCTCGACCTCGTCGTTGAGACCTATTCGACGACACCCTTTCCAGAAATGCAGGTGGGACATCTTGAAGGTGCTTTCCTGCGGATGCTGGTTCGCTTAGTTTCGGCAAAGAGTGTTCTTGAGCTTGGGACGTTTACAGGATACAGCACGCTCGTTATGGCAGAGGGATTACCCCAGGACGGGAAACTGGTTACATGCGATATCGATCCTGAGGCAACAGACATCGCAAAACGATACTGGAGGCGCAGTCCGCACGGTGGGAAAATAGAACTCAAGCTCGGTCATGCGCTTGAAACACTCAAAACCATCGAAGGTCCTTTCGACCTTGTTTTCATAGATGCGGATAAGGATAATTATATTAATTACTGGGAATTATGCATGCCCAAGACCCGCCGCGGCGGTTTACTGGTAGTTGATAACGTGCTCTGGAGCGGCAGTGTTCTTGACCCAAAAGATAAAACAGATAAAGCGATTGCAGAATTCAACAGGCATGTATCCAGGGATAAACGTGTGGAAGTTGTGATGCTCCCTGTTCGCGATGGTATGACGCTGGCATGGAAGTTCTGA
- a CDS encoding carboxymuconolactone decarboxylase family protein: protein MAKKEVKEQLDIARKSMGFVPEIQQLVGEHAPAWFKLYRDSDEALWTDTALPAKVKVLMALAVVAGRLCPDCAEAQMRSAIHQGATKKEILDTLGVV, encoded by the coding sequence ATGGCGAAAAAAGAGGTTAAAGAACAGCTTGATATTGCTAGAAAAAGTATGGGCTTCGTGCCCGAGATTCAGCAGCTCGTAGGAGAGCATGCACCTGCATGGTTTAAGCTTTATCGCGATAGCGACGAGGCATTATGGACAGACACCGCTCTCCCTGCAAAGGTAAAGGTGCTGATGGCATTAGCCGTCGTAGCTGGAAGACTGTGTCCCGACTGCGCCGAGGCACAGATGAGGAGCGCAATTCACCAGGGCGCTACCAAGAAAGAGATTCTGGACACACTGGGTGTGGTCTAG
- a CDS encoding winged helix-turn-helix transcriptional regulator: protein MLSEWRKFKGWCVLEFFLSKPENKIHIKRLARELNISPQTSNRYLRLYEAEGLLISETAGNVVQFYLDNEHPLVKDLKRLYLDMQMHEGKSTKEALQSDFSVKNDYMEYVYEEE from the coding sequence ATGCTATCTGAATGGAGGAAATTCAAAGGGTGGTGCGTTTTAGAGTTTTTCCTTTCAAAGCCTGAGAACAAAATCCATATCAAAAGGCTTGCAAGAGAACTGAACATCAGCCCGCAAACGTCGAACAGGTACCTGAGGCTTTACGAGGCAGAAGGACTTCTGATATCAGAAACCGCGGGAAATGTCGTGCAGTTTTATTTGGATAACGAGCATCCTCTGGTGAAGGATTTGAAAAGATTGTATCTTGATATGCAAATGCATGAGGGTAAATCAACGAAAGAAGCTCTGCAATCCGATTTTAGTGTAAAGAATGACTATATGGAATATGTTTATGAAGAAGAATAA
- a CDS encoding DUF488 domain-containing protein: protein MIKIKRVYDEPDRDDGFRILVDRLWPRGLSKDKVKVDLWLKDIAPRDTLRKWFAHDPKKWDEFKSRYFEELKGKKELVDLIIGKARGGVTLLYGAKEEKYNNAAALKEYIDKNK from the coding sequence ATGATAAAAATAAAAAGAGTATACGACGAACCAGATAGAGATGATGGTTTTAGAATACTGGTGGATCGGCTCTGGCCACGGGGTTTGAGCAAGGATAAGGTAAAAGTGGATTTATGGTTAAAAGATATCGCACCCCGCGATACGCTCAGAAAGTGGTTTGCACATGACCCAAAGAAATGGGATGAGTTCAAGAGCAGGTATTTTGAAGAATTAAAGGGTAAAAAAGAACTGGTGGATTTGATTATCGGAAAAGCACGCGGCGGAGTCACTTTACTTTACGGGGCAAAAGAGGAGAAATATAACAATGCCGCTGCCTTAAAGGAATATATCGACAAAAATAAATAG
- a CDS encoding radical SAM protein, with product MSAKTSTIILFNPMPVKHPVALLNKKTVSLQVPLVNVPLSLLAIARMVRDDFDVRIINAVVDVDYKEQILKACKNALCLAVSSMTCYQIRDGIDVCAAVKEHYPALPIIWGGYHPSTEPMQTLRNPHIDIVIRGQGELTFKEVMERLQNKESLNGIPGVSYKEGRKLLSNPEQKFENINVFPPIPYDMIDVERHIKGYKFGARCLDYYASQGCASGCNFCSEPVFCARHWSGLAPGTVVSELEHLAKTYNIDTFMIRDSDFFLNVRRVKELCRLLIEKGLGIRLTSVNGRMELLSRLGDEVWALVRRAGIYEIFIGFESGYQEALDAMNKGAKVSQIKACVDKCIKHNIDIRGSFMVGIPGMDAKEEVKSTFNEIHRIICAYGEKGRLSHLDILLSFFTPYPHTPLYEASLKYGLKPLDTLEEWGDFDQFDFKAPWFPEEYFDIVKEFRDGMPWNSGCEFEDWCGFYKGIVERLDRI from the coding sequence ATGAGCGCAAAAACGAGCACCATCATTCTGTTCAACCCCATGCCTGTAAAGCATCCAGTCGCTCTTCTAAATAAGAAAACTGTTTCGTTGCAGGTTCCTCTTGTCAATGTTCCGCTTTCTTTGCTTGCCATAGCAAGAATGGTCAGGGATGATTTTGATGTCAGGATTATCAATGCCGTTGTGGATGTTGATTATAAAGAGCAGATTCTCAAAGCATGCAAAAACGCACTGTGCTTAGCGGTAAGCAGCATGACATGCTACCAGATTCGCGATGGAATAGACGTTTGCGCCGCTGTTAAGGAACACTACCCCGCTCTACCAATAATCTGGGGAGGGTATCACCCATCCACGGAGCCTATGCAGACGCTCAGAAATCCTCACATCGACATCGTTATCAGAGGACAGGGCGAGCTAACTTTTAAAGAGGTTATGGAAAGGCTTCAGAATAAAGAATCACTTAACGGTATTCCGGGTGTTTCGTACAAAGAAGGCAGGAAGCTCTTAAGCAATCCTGAGCAGAAATTTGAAAATATTAATGTTTTTCCTCCCATTCCATATGATATGATCGATGTAGAGCGGCACATCAAGGGTTATAAGTTCGGCGCTCGCTGCCTCGATTATTACGCCAGTCAGGGCTGTGCATCTGGGTGCAATTTCTGCTCAGAACCCGTTTTCTGCGCCAGACACTGGTCAGGACTTGCGCCCGGAACCGTGGTCTCGGAGCTTGAACATCTGGCAAAGACCTACAATATAGACACGTTCATGATACGTGACAGTGATTTCTTCCTGAATGTAAGGCGGGTGAAAGAGTTGTGCAGGCTATTGATTGAAAAAGGCCTTGGCATCCGCCTGACCAGCGTCAACGGCAGGATGGAGCTGCTTTCGCGATTAGGGGATGAGGTCTGGGCGCTCGTGCGAAGAGCCGGAATTTATGAGATTTTCATCGGCTTTGAAAGCGGATATCAGGAAGCGCTGGATGCGATGAACAAAGGAGCAAAGGTGAGCCAGATTAAAGCTTGCGTGGATAAGTGCATTAAGCATAATATTGACATTCGCGGTTCATTCATGGTTGGAATCCCTGGTATGGATGCAAAGGAGGAGGTGAAAAGTACATTCAATGAGATTCACAGGATTATATGCGCGTACGGGGAGAAGGGCAGACTTTCTCACCTGGACATACTGCTTTCGTTTTTCACACCATATCCGCACACCCCTCTCTATGAAGCCTCGCTTAAATACGGGCTAAAGCCGCTTGATACTCTTGAGGAGTGGGGCGACTTTGACCAGTTTGATTTCAAGGCGCCCTGGTTCCCAGAGGAGTATTTTGATATTGTCAAAGAATTCAGAGATGGCATGCCATGGAACTCTGGATGCGAGTTTGAGGATTGGTGCGGGTTTTATAAAGGGATAGTGGAAAGGCTGGATAGGATATAA
- a CDS encoding NOG1 family protein, giving the protein MIFEKIPTVPTAEELLDKSFRRAARAKHGKRILDRESKLKAEESMLLTAANILSDNLISVVRKFPSFDQFDEPADKEQISGSPKFDESVKKEQITLDSSKMPPFYRELADILVGVEEMKMNLASVQWAGNKIHEMARKYVGMMRDAEDAKVVRKQAFGRISSIINSIDGNLRFLNEARNKLKKLPDIGEGPAIVVAGYPNVGKSSFVALVSSARPEIAPYPFTTKGLAVGHFTRDNIRYQVIDTPGLLDRPLEERNEIELQAISALKHVGKAVLYIIDPSETCGYTLDKQMHLLEEIKKEFMVPVLVAANKIDISAPAEGVDMSMSTLTGEGVKEVLERLMGMLG; this is encoded by the coding sequence ATGATATTTGAAAAAATCCCAACCGTTCCAACAGCAGAAGAACTCCTTGACAAATCCTTCCGCCGCGCTGCAAGAGCAAAGCATGGAAAACGGATTCTTGACCGCGAGTCAAAATTAAAAGCCGAGGAATCCATGCTCCTGACGGCTGCAAACATCCTGAGCGATAACCTCATAAGCGTAGTCAGAAAGTTCCCGAGCTTTGACCAGTTCGATGAACCCGCCGATAAAGAACAGATATCGGGTTCACCAAAGTTTGATGAATCCGTCAAAAAAGAACAGATAACATTGGATTCATCAAAGATGCCGCCTTTTTACCGTGAGCTTGCCGATATACTCGTGGGCGTGGAAGAGATGAAAATGAACCTCGCCTCAGTGCAGTGGGCAGGCAATAAAATACACGAGATGGCAAGAAAGTACGTGGGCATGATGCGCGACGCCGAGGACGCAAAAGTGGTGCGCAAACAGGCATTCGGAAGGATTTCTTCGATCATAAACAGCATCGACGGCAACCTGCGCTTCCTCAACGAGGCGCGCAATAAACTTAAAAAACTGCCGGATATCGGCGAAGGTCCTGCAATCGTGGTCGCGGGCTACCCGAACGTGGGCAAATCCAGCTTCGTGGCGCTTGTGAGCAGCGCGAGACCCGAAATAGCCCCGTATCCCTTTACCACGAAAGGGCTTGCCGTCGGGCATTTCACACGGGACAATATTAGATACCAGGTCATCGATACGCCAGGGCTGCTTGACCGACCTCTTGAGGAGAGGAACGAGATAGAGCTTCAGGCAATCTCGGCGCTGAAGCATGTGGGAAAGGCGGTTCTTTATATCATCGATCCTTCCGAGACATGCGGATATACACTGGATAAGCAGATGCATCTTCTTGAGGAGATAAAAAAAGAGTTCATGGTGCCTGTACTTGTTGCAGCGAACAAGATCGATATTTCGGCGCCGGCTGAGGGCGTTGATATGAGCATGTCCACGCTTACGGGAGAGGGCGTGAAAGAGGTGCTTGAAAGGCTCATGGGAATGCTCGGGTAG